The genomic window AAATATAAAAACCTAAATGATTATATGATCATTTTACGCTACAATCATATGTATGATAATAGCAAACAAGTTTCTCAACATAATTTTTCCGCCACAATGCTTAATCTGCAAGAATATAGTGTCGGAAAATGGCACACTATGTCTTGATTGCTGGCAACAGATACGGTTTATCAGCGATCCAATATGTGAAAAATGCGGAACATCATTTGAGTATGATATGGGAAATAACGCCTTATGTGCCGGATGTATCCATGACGAACCCAAATATACAAGAGCAAGAGCCGCTTTTTGTTACGATGAGCATAGTCATAAATTAATAACCAGACTTAAATATTCCGATCAAACTCAACTAGCTATAACCTATAGTAATTGGCTTATAAACGCCGGAAAGGAGTTTATTGAGGTAAGTGATATAGTAACACCAGTTCCCCTGCATTACCTACGCTTCATCGGTCGCAGATTCAATCAGAGTGCCTTACTCGCTAGCAATTTAGCCAGCAAAACAAATATAAGTTATCTGCCAGACCTATTAAAACGTAAACGCTATACCAAGCCACAAACCGGACTAACTAAAAAACAACGAGAGAAAAATGTGAGAAATGCCTTTTTAGTAAATGAACACTATATAAAGTCAGTAAAAAACAAGAATATATTGCTAATAGATGATGTATTTACCACCGGCTCTACCATCAATCAATGCTCAAAATCACTCCTAAAAGCTGGCGCTTCACAGGTAAATGTGCTAACATTGGCGCGAACTATTAAATGATGAAGGGTTGCGATATGACAATAAGAATTAGGAAATTTATAATATCCTCAATCGCTATTATCACCTTATTTTCCCAGCCTCTATATGCTGATAAGCCAGAAAAACATGGCAAATCCGACAAATGGTACAAAGAAAATAAAAAATCGTATAATGAATATAAAAAACACAAGGAACATCACAGCGACGCTAGACATCATGATGGCAAGTACGGAGTTAACGTATCTATATCGTTCAACGACAATCAGCGCAGGGATACTTATAATTATTTAAGTCGTAAATATGGTAAACCTTGCCCGCCGGGACTCGCAAAAAAACATAATGGTTGCCTTCCTCCAGGACAAGTGAAGAAATATCGTGTTGGCTATCCTCTAATGTATGGAGGGCATGACATACCGCGTGATCTATACGATATTTTACAACCAGCACCGTATGGCTATAGATATGTAATGGTTGATAAGGATGTACTGCTAATATCTGAGGGAACTAAAAAGGTAATCGACGCAATAACCTTGTTCTCATCAGTCGGGAAATAATAACTTTATATCTCCTACTCTACCCCACTATAGCGTATAAATTCGTGTACTTTATTATGGTATTTGACAAAATCTTCATCGAAAGAATCTTTCTTCAATAACATTCCATAACTTATCTGTAGTTTTCCTTTTAATGGATAGTCGGCGGTGCAGTAAAACTGTTTTCCTGACTCAAAACATTTAAGAAAAATTGGCTTGCCGTCTGGAGATTGCAGGGTTGTTTCTCTCCAGTAATAATGTGTGCCATCATATAGAAAATCAGGTTGTTTGTCGTTTTTCATAAGAGAATCTTTTATTTTGACAAACTCTTCATGTGTATCACTGGAAGCAAACATGCGGCGTGAATTGTATTTCCCCTTGAGATATAAATTAAGTTTTTGCGGATAAAATAAAGACTCATAAGAGTGTTCGCACAGTTCATGAGGAAGCTGTGGAGCAGAGTCACCACATATTTTATTGTTTTCTGGATTTATCATTTTTCTTGGTAATCTAGAAAAATTTATCGAAAGCATGTTTGCCTGAATTTTCTTATTACCGTTGTCAAAATCCGAGCAGAATTTACGAAAGCTTCTGTTTCCAAAAAAATAATAATCTTTGCTATAGTCACCAAGCTTATGTTCACCATCTCCAGTAGAAAATGATAGTATGGTAAGCCGTACCATGGAAAATATATTATCGTCTAAATAAACAGAGATAGTATCAAAATCACACCGCGGATCAGGCGCGCGATGCTGCCACTGACTCCATAGCACAGGAGCGTAAACTATGGGGAATATGCTGAGAAAACCGAGTATCGTGACAATCACACGTGTTTTAAGAGAGTGTTTTTTATGTTCCAGATACATGGTTATGGCTCGGGTAATGATTCCAATGAACAGTAGCGTAAAACAGAGTATAAGAAACGGGATAACGAACGCATCGCCAAAGGAGCCGTTATAGCCCGGTCGATTACTGACGTAGAGATGATCAGCATAGAGATATGCCAGCAAACCGCTTACCAGCATTGTGTATAGCACCAGCCATTTTTTTCTGCTCAGAAATTGAGGAAATACAAGTATAGAAATGGGGATAGTTAGCAACAAAGAACTGGTTTCAATCACAGAAATAACGAACATTAAACTCAGAAAACTTACGAAAAAAATTATCTTTTTACTGAAGAAAAACGAAGCCACCAATATGCTTGCGGTCGCCAAAGCAATAGTCAGCATTGCATAAGTTATATGCATAAAATTACCCCACTAAATATTAAAATATTTCGCCTGTGGATGATGCACTACTATCGCTGAAGTTGACTGCTCAGGGTGGAGTTGAAACCCTTCGGAAAGCTCAACGCCTATCTTATCAGCGTTAAGCAGTGAAAGCAGCAGTTCCTGATCCTCAAGACGTGGGCAAGCTGGATAACCGAATGAATAGCGTGATCCGCGATAACCCTGTTTAAGCATTTGCTTCACATCACGCGCGTCCTCATGTCCAAATCCGAGTTCACTACGGATACGTTTATGGGTATATTCAGCGCAAGCCTCCGCCATTTCTACACCCAGACCATGCAAATATAAATAA from Rickettsiales bacterium includes these protein-coding regions:
- a CDS encoding ComF family protein — its product is MIIANKFLNIIFPPQCLICKNIVSENGTLCLDCWQQIRFISDPICEKCGTSFEYDMGNNALCAGCIHDEPKYTRARAAFCYDEHSHKLITRLKYSDQTQLAITYSNWLINAGKEFIEVSDIVTPVPLHYLRFIGRRFNQSALLASNLASKTNISYLPDLLKRKRYTKPQTGLTKKQREKNVRNAFLVNEHYIKSVKNKNILLIDDVFTTGSTINQCSKSLLKAGASQVNVLTLARTIK